A genomic window from Caldicellulosiruptor kronotskyensis 2002 includes:
- a CDS encoding DUF3794 domain-containing protein, with amino-acid sequence MGIIEPHEYDHVKKHVYKQVLTNAEFEIPESKPEIEDFSSVVMQITRKKCKLICGPLGDKIVVTGTINLNMRYTAANPQQSVRNVHLCHDVDAFINIKCLEESYKIFCGCCDVKMYIEWADLEAEDKRKIKGCFLVLINCQV; translated from the coding sequence TTGGGGATAATTGAGCCACATGAGTATGACCATGTAAAAAAACACGTTTATAAACAAGTGCTGACAAACGCTGAGTTTGAAATTCCAGAGTCAAAGCCAGAGATAGAAGATTTTTCGTCGGTAGTGATGCAAATTACAAGAAAAAAGTGCAAGCTAATCTGCGGGCCGCTTGGTGACAAAATAGTTGTTACAGGTACAATAAACTTAAATATGAGGTACACAGCTGCAAATCCACAGCAATCTGTCCGCAATGTACATTTGTGCCACGATGTTGATGCTTTTATAAACATCAAATGCTTGGAAGAAAGTTACAAAATCTTTTGTGGCTGCTGCGATGTTAAGATGTATATTGAGTGGGCTGATCTTGAGGCAGAAGACAAAAGAAAAATCAAAGGATGCTTTTTAGTGTTGATTAACTGCCAAGTGTAA
- a CDS encoding VanZ family protein, whose protein sequence is MSKKIITLLSWATVHLWLLIIFSLSSQPGPKSNDLSKSVTKQIVKATQKVIVQNTYIKPRKNIMNKLNNLVRKYAHVVMYLVLGILVINAFVISGIRAYKAFIFSLIFCLFYAASDEIHQLFVPGRVAKVTDVLIDGIGALIGIGLYKFIFKIYYTLKTKSSTKQL, encoded by the coding sequence ATGAGCAAAAAAATAATTACACTTCTTTCTTGGGCAACAGTCCACTTATGGTTGCTCATTATCTTTTCCTTATCCTCACAGCCAGGCCCAAAGTCTAATGACCTGAGCAAAAGTGTGACAAAGCAAATTGTTAAAGCAACACAAAAGGTGATTGTACAGAATACTTACATTAAGCCAAGAAAAAATATAATGAATAAACTCAACAACCTTGTAAGAAAATATGCCCATGTAGTAATGTACTTAGTGCTGGGCATATTGGTTATTAATGCATTTGTAATAAGTGGAATTAGAGCCTATAAAGCCTTTATTTTTTCTTTAATATTTTGCCTCTTTTATGCCGCAAGTGACGAAATACACCAATTATTTGTTCCAGGAAGAGTGGCAAAAGTAACTGATGTTTTAATTGATGGTATTGGGGCTTTAATAGGAATTGGACTTTACAAATTCATTTTCAAAATATATTACACACTAAAAACAAAATCTTCAACAAAACAATTATAA
- a CDS encoding DeoR/GlpR family DNA-binding transcription regulator: MLVAERLKKIKEILLQKKHIDVATLAELLSVSEVTIRRDLDRLESEGFLIKTYGGAILKEEAAKILSPTISEDSEKEAIAKVCSYMIESNQAIILAGGNILRLVPKYIKEKQNIIVLTNDLLLAIECGKLSIQTIVTGGYIVGNTFTLAGPMLVNPNLDIFVDKAFIEVDGVSLERGFTVNNVEFANAYKYFKSIAKETIIVADSSKFDKISLFQIAKVDEIKKVISDTNVPDEYKSFFFENGTQIFCSFDFSDLEREV; this comes from the coding sequence ATGCTTGTTGCAGAAAGGCTAAAAAAGATAAAGGAAATACTTCTTCAGAAAAAGCACATTGACGTTGCAACACTTGCAGAACTTCTGAGCGTTTCAGAGGTAACAATCAGGCGTGACTTAGACAGGCTTGAGAGCGAAGGATTTTTGATAAAAACTTACGGCGGGGCAATCTTGAAAGAAGAGGCAGCAAAGATTCTATCACCTACAATATCAGAAGACTCTGAAAAAGAAGCAATAGCAAAAGTATGCTCTTACATGATAGAAAGTAATCAGGCGATAATCCTTGCTGGTGGAAATATATTAAGGCTTGTTCCAAAGTATATAAAGGAAAAACAAAACATAATAGTTTTGACAAACGACCTTCTTTTGGCAATAGAGTGTGGAAAGCTTTCCATCCAGACAATTGTGACAGGTGGTTATATTGTTGGAAATACCTTCACCTTGGCAGGGCCTATGCTTGTAAATCCAAATCTTGATATTTTTGTTGACAAGGCATTTATTGAGGTTGACGGAGTGTCTTTAGAGCGCGGTTTTACTGTCAACAATGTTGAGTTTGCAAATGCATATAAGTATTTTAAGTCAATTGCCAAAGAAACAATTATTGTTGCTGACTCCTCTAAGTTTGATAAAATTTCACTTTTTCAGATTGCAAAGGTTGATGAGATCAAAAAGGTTATAAGCGACACAAACGTACCTGATGAGTATAAATCATTTTTCTTTGAAAACGGCACACAGATATTTTGCAGTTTTGACTTTTCTGACCTTGAAAGAGAGGTTTGA
- a CDS encoding transposase, producing MIDGYSKTKLRTILKAKHATCNASLGIDSRKVKKISLVFCPFFGKENKVDWMKVFDDLITRGLKEVLIVTSDDFPGIIDAVKLAYPLADL from the coding sequence ATCATCGACGGTTATTCAAAAACGAAGTTAAGGACAATTCTAAAAGCAAAACATGCTACTTGCAATGCCAGCCTCGGTATCGACTCAAGAAAGGTAAAAAAGATATCTTTGGTATTCTGCCCTTTCTTCGGCAAAGAAAATAAGGTTGATTGGATGAAAGTTTTTGACGATTTAATTACAAGAGGTCTTAAAGAAGTTTTAATTGTCACAAGTGATGACTTCCCTGGTATTATAGATGCTGTCAAACTTGCTTACCCTCTTGCTGACCTTTAG
- a CDS encoding ABC transporter permease: MSNTTLNTSSNKSLLKKLMGFREITLIFIIIVISAIISVLSPNFLTAENLITTALGLAADGILAIGMTVVLVSGGVDLSVGSVLGLSAVIAGGLYLSYGVNIWIGSFIALVICALIGLFNGYFIARIGIPPLIVTLAMMGIARGAAYVLTQGSPLSLYGNLKGFDFLGQGKVLGIPFFILFFIILIILFDFLMRKSAPFRLVYYVGSNENAAKLSGINVPKVKISVYVLMSVLAGIAGIFTLSRFSVAAPTAGNGSELNAISACVIGGASLAGGEGTVLGAILGTILVGIINNALVLLNVSVYWQNLVSGVILIAAVTIDYLTHQKKS; encoded by the coding sequence ATGTCAAATACTACTTTAAATACATCATCTAACAAAAGCCTACTAAAAAAATTGATGGGATTTAGGGAAATTACTTTGATTTTCATCATAATTGTAATAAGCGCTATTATATCGGTCCTAAGTCCAAACTTCTTGACTGCAGAAAACTTGATAACAACAGCTTTAGGTCTTGCAGCAGATGGTATCTTGGCAATAGGGATGACAGTTGTACTTGTCTCAGGCGGGGTAGATCTCTCTGTTGGTTCTGTTCTGGGGCTTTCGGCTGTCATTGCAGGTGGGCTTTATCTTAGCTATGGTGTGAACATCTGGATAGGTTCTTTTATAGCTCTTGTTATCTGTGCTCTGATTGGGCTTTTCAATGGATATTTTATAGCGCGAATTGGAATTCCACCTCTTATTGTTACGCTTGCTATGATGGGTATTGCAAGAGGTGCTGCGTATGTTCTGACTCAAGGTTCGCCTCTTTCACTTTACGGGAACTTAAAAGGCTTTGATTTTCTTGGTCAGGGTAAGGTTTTGGGGATTCCATTTTTCATCCTGTTTTTTATCATACTCATAATCCTATTTGACTTTTTGATGAGAAAGTCAGCACCGTTCAGGCTTGTGTACTATGTTGGTAGTAACGAAAATGCAGCAAAGCTTTCTGGTATAAATGTTCCAAAGGTAAAGATTTCTGTATATGTTTTAATGTCAGTCTTAGCAGGAATTGCTGGAATATTTACACTTTCAAGGTTTTCGGTTGCTGCACCAACAGCTGGAAATGGCTCAGAGCTCAATGCTATTTCAGCATGTGTCATTGGCGGAGCATCACTGGCAGGCGGTGAAGGAACAGTTCTTGGCGCAATTCTTGGTACAATCCTGGTAGGTATTATCAACAACGCGCTTGTGCTTTTGAACGTCTCTGTCTACTGGCAGAACTTAGTAAGTGGTGTAATTTTGATTGCAGCTGTGACAATTGACTATCTAACACATCAGAAAAAATCATAG
- a CDS encoding Rpn family recombination-promoting nuclease/putative transposase yields the protein MKTYKKYDEGYKKLFSNKENLIWFLQNVLNEERFKRLEKSDVEIIATESINKKWQKKSSDIVYKIKYKDSFFCLTIEFQSREDKRILHRLYEYMHLIQLKNKVNGEIPVVVPIVLYNGISHWKPNEQYSEIILFAEDFPEYAQNFKIIFLDIKSIPEEKLISASNVLAIAMYIDQVSNNPERVLNRILNLRGKIHLNWEQREELADWLYEVILRSYGVSEEEAEEMFKKSGLEVDEMFSSTAEKIKQGIEREKKKIAKEAMKQGMRQGMKRAMKLIAKQMLKDNQPIELISKYTGLTPEEIKKLKKV from the coding sequence ATGAAGACTTATAAAAAGTATGATGAAGGATACAAAAAATTGTTTTCTAATAAAGAGAATCTAATTTGGTTTTTACAGAATGTTTTAAATGAAGAAAGATTTAAGAGATTAGAAAAAAGTGATGTAGAGATTATTGCAACCGAGTCGATAAATAAAAAGTGGCAAAAGAAAAGCTCAGACATAGTGTATAAGATAAAATATAAAGATTCTTTCTTTTGTTTGACTATTGAATTTCAAAGTAGAGAGGACAAGAGAATTTTACACAGATTATATGAATATATGCATCTCATTCAGCTCAAGAACAAAGTAAATGGTGAAATACCAGTAGTTGTGCCAATTGTGCTGTATAATGGTATAAGTCATTGGAAGCCTAATGAACAGTATAGCGAAATTATCCTATTTGCAGAAGATTTTCCAGAGTACGCACAAAATTTCAAGATAATATTCTTAGATATCAAAAGTATACCTGAGGAGAAGTTAATTAGTGCGTCAAACGTACTAGCAATAGCAATGTATATTGACCAAGTATCTAATAATCCTGAAAGGGTACTAAATAGGATATTGAATTTAAGAGGGAAAATACATCTTAACTGGGAACAGAGAGAAGAATTAGCTGATTGGTTGTATGAGGTTATTTTAAGGTCTTATGGTGTTAGTGAAGAAGAAGCTGAAGAGATGTTTAAAAAATCAGGATTGGAGGTGGATGAGATGTTTTCAAGCACGGCTGAAAAGATAAAGCAGGGAATTGAGAGAGAAAAGAAAAAAATTGCTAAAGAGGCAATGAAGCAAGGCATGAGACAAGGTATGAAACGCGCAATGAAATTAATTGCAAAACAGATGCTAAAAGATAATCAGCCTATAGAGCTTATTTCAAAGTATACGGGTCTTACACCTGAAGAAATAAAAAAATTAAAGAAGGTATAA
- a CDS encoding sugar ABC transporter ATP-binding protein — MSIVLENVSKKFEEFYALKRINLEFFEGEVHVILGKNGSGKTTLTKLINGTYQPSEGRVIINGKAFSSLNPLLAKSLGIFTVHQELLYFPHLSVAENIFIENKPKNSLGFISTKKMLKLSSEILAKMGVNINPEASCKNLGTSQLQVIEICRALVQDAKAIIFDEPTAGLTSYEIENLFRIIKELKQKGIIIIFVTNMVEEALSIADRITILRDGEVVASDKVTSFNLNRAISLIFGSVNRTYPKLKVEKGPVIFSVKNLTKSGIIEDISFDVRSGEVYGIAGLVGSGRSFLAKALFGAEKVDSGEIFIKGNFLKLSSPSDAIKNGIAFMSEDRIGTGLFKTLNIADNIISSNIWNIVNGFFIDSSRQEKIANFFIKRLGIKPKEISQKIATLSGGNQQKVLIAKWLFSQSLVFILDEPTKGLDLASKVEVYNIINELARIGCAIIFISSEFSELIGMCDRILVLREGKKVHEFSKKEMDYDRILKSAMGILESK; from the coding sequence ATGTCAATTGTCTTAGAAAATGTATCAAAGAAGTTTGAAGAATTTTATGCCTTAAAGAGAATTAACCTTGAATTTTTTGAGGGCGAAGTGCATGTAATATTAGGTAAAAACGGTTCTGGCAAGACTACTCTAACAAAGCTTATCAACGGAACATACCAGCCATCTGAAGGAAGAGTTATAATAAACGGCAAGGCTTTTTCAAGCCTAAATCCGCTTTTGGCAAAGTCGCTTGGGATTTTCACTGTGCATCAGGAACTTTTATACTTTCCGCACCTTTCTGTTGCAGAAAATATCTTCATTGAAAACAAGCCAAAAAATAGTCTTGGATTTATCAGTACAAAAAAGATGTTAAAACTTTCTTCTGAAATCCTTGCTAAAATGGGTGTTAACATAAATCCAGAGGCAAGTTGCAAAAACCTTGGCACATCTCAGCTTCAGGTGATAGAGATTTGCCGTGCACTTGTGCAAGATGCAAAGGCTATTATATTCGATGAGCCAACAGCCGGCCTTACTTCGTATGAGATAGAAAACCTTTTTAGAATTATCAAGGAGCTAAAGCAAAAAGGAATCATCATTATATTTGTCACAAACATGGTGGAAGAAGCACTCTCTATTGCTGACAGAATAACAATCCTGCGCGACGGCGAGGTTGTGGCATCTGATAAAGTAACAAGCTTTAATCTGAACAGGGCAATTTCCCTCATCTTTGGAAGCGTAAACAGAACATATCCAAAGCTAAAAGTAGAAAAAGGCCCGGTTATTTTTAGCGTCAAAAATTTAACAAAGTCTGGGATAATAGAGGATATATCGTTTGATGTAAGAAGTGGCGAGGTGTATGGAATAGCAGGGCTTGTTGGCTCTGGAAGAAGCTTTTTGGCAAAAGCGCTTTTTGGTGCTGAAAAAGTAGACTCGGGAGAGATTTTTATTAAAGGAAATTTTTTGAAGCTTTCAAGCCCATCCGATGCAATAAAAAATGGCATTGCATTTATGAGCGAAGATAGGATTGGCACAGGACTTTTTAAGACTTTGAACATTGCAGATAACATTATCTCATCTAATATTTGGAATATTGTAAATGGGTTTTTCATTGACTCATCACGTCAAGAGAAGATTGCAAATTTTTTTATAAAGCGGCTTGGGATAAAGCCAAAGGAAATATCTCAAAAGATAGCAACTCTATCTGGTGGTAATCAGCAAAAGGTTTTGATTGCCAAGTGGTTATTTTCCCAATCTTTAGTATTTATTCTTGATGAACCAACAAAGGGTTTGGATTTGGCATCTAAGGTTGAGGTGTATAACATCATCAATGAGCTTGCGCGAATTGGCTGTGCAATCATTTTCATCTCCTCTGAATTTTCAGAGCTAATTGGCATGTGCGACAGAATTTTGGTTTTGAGAGAAGGCAAAAAGGTTCATGAGTTTTCAAAGAAGGAAATGGATTATGATAGAATTTTGAAAAGTGCGATGGGAATTTTAGAAAGCAAATAA
- a CDS encoding iron-containing alcohol dehydrogenase family protein: MQLFNLPIFLTIEESIINRLGKELEIKIGNLIKRKTMLFTSEGNFHRYKYVIEKLKDELKNISLYFVKDSSYDIAVEAAKTILIEDYELIIGFGGGKVLDTAKYAAYVSKKKYISIPTILSNDGVASPIAVLKTTNGRAKSFGCKVPDGIIIDVNIVKEAPDNLLMAGVGDTVSNYTALYDWKLQCEYEGIQLNDFAYLLSDAALNLVLYTTEKKLKNENFIRQLAQSFVLSGLAMEIAGSSRPCSGSEHLFSHALDEYYSHINVPHGLKVALGSIASCIFQKRDYKIIVDFLKTFGVDVSPDKLGINKDIFIDAWMKAKLTRPERFTVLDIIKLSEKYLEEVYYKIMEVLK, from the coding sequence ATGCAATTGTTTAATTTACCAATATTTTTAACAATAGAAGAAAGTATAATTAATAGATTAGGTAAAGAATTAGAAATAAAAATAGGTAATTTAATTAAAAGAAAAACAATGCTTTTTACTTCCGAGGGAAACTTTCATAGGTATAAATATGTGATCGAAAAATTAAAAGATGAATTAAAAAACATATCTTTATACTTTGTTAAAGATAGTTCTTATGATATTGCGGTAGAAGCAGCTAAAACTATTTTGATAGAAGATTATGAATTGATAATAGGTTTTGGTGGTGGTAAAGTATTAGATACGGCAAAATATGCAGCATATGTTAGCAAAAAGAAGTATATTAGTATACCAACAATTCTCAGTAATGATGGAGTTGCATCTCCTATTGCTGTGTTAAAAACTACAAATGGACGGGCTAAAAGTTTTGGATGTAAAGTACCAGACGGAATCATTATTGACGTGAATATTGTTAAAGAAGCCCCTGATAATCTTTTAATGGCTGGTGTAGGAGATACAGTTTCGAATTATACAGCGTTATACGATTGGAAGCTTCAGTGTGAATATGAAGGAATACAACTAAATGATTTTGCATATTTACTTTCAGATGCTGCGCTCAATCTAGTACTTTATACTACAGAAAAAAAACTGAAAAATGAAAACTTCATTAGACAGTTGGCACAGTCATTCGTTTTAAGTGGATTAGCCATGGAAATAGCAGGGAGTAGTAGACCGTGTAGCGGATCAGAACATTTGTTTAGTCATGCATTGGATGAATATTATAGTCATATAAATGTTCCCCATGGATTAAAAGTGGCATTGGGAAGTATAGCTAGTTGTATTTTTCAAAAAAGAGATTATAAAATAATTGTTGATTTTCTAAAAACTTTTGGAGTTGATGTGTCTCCTGATAAGTTGGGTATTAATAAAGATATTTTTATCGATGCATGGATGAAAGCTAAATTAACTCGCCCTGAAAGGTTTACAGTGTTAGATATTATAAAGCTTTCAGAAAAATATCTAGAAGAAGTGTATTATAAAATTATGGAGGTGTTAAAGTAA
- a CDS encoding phosphocholine cytidylyltransferase family protein, which yields MKALILAAGMGTRLRPITDFKPKCMVEVNGVPIIFKQLDNLIQNGIKDITVVAGYKADMLKNALNKNYPFVDVIVNYEYETTNNMYSAYLARSSYAGKEFLLMNGDVFFDESVIAELLKEQYVDSIVVEKGVFFEESMKVKFNKGRITEISKQIPKNEAYGVSIDVYKFSAEGSRIFFNKIIEYVEIKKDLIQWTEVALNEILSEVKFTPCPLKGRWIEIDDFNDLKKAEEIFI from the coding sequence ATGAAAGCATTGATTCTTGCAGCTGGTATGGGGACACGACTTAGACCAATAACAGATTTTAAACCTAAATGTATGGTAGAAGTAAATGGGGTTCCTATTATTTTTAAACAGCTTGATAATTTAATTCAAAATGGTATTAAAGATATTACGGTTGTAGCAGGATATAAAGCTGATATGTTAAAAAATGCTCTAAATAAAAACTATCCATTTGTAGATGTTATTGTAAATTATGAATATGAAACTACAAATAATATGTATTCTGCATATCTAGCACGAAGTAGCTATGCTGGAAAGGAGTTTTTGCTCATGAATGGAGATGTCTTTTTTGACGAATCAGTAATTGCTGAACTACTCAAGGAGCAATATGTTGATTCTATTGTGGTAGAAAAAGGAGTGTTTTTTGAAGAAAGTATGAAGGTTAAATTTAATAAGGGGCGAATAACTGAAATAAGTAAACAGATACCTAAAAATGAAGCTTATGGTGTATCTATCGATGTTTATAAATTTTCAGCAGAAGGATCGAGAATATTTTTTAATAAAATAATTGAATACGTCGAGATAAAGAAAGATTTAATTCAATGGACTGAAGTGGCACTTAACGAAATATTATCAGAGGTAAAATTTACACCATGTCCTTTGAAAGGAAGGTGGATAGAAATTGATGATTTTAATGACTTAAAAAAAGCTGAAGAGATATTTATATAA
- a CDS encoding sugar ABC transporter ATP-binding protein: protein MKSCTDSELLRLHGITKIFPGTVALSDVSFSVNKAEIHAIVGENGAGKSTLMNIISGSLLPDKGEIYLEGKKVNIRSPRDAQNLGISIVHQELALCPHLTVAENIYIGRLPEKSAKIVDYKTLNKMSQEVLSLFDEVNIKPTDKVANLNVAQQQIVEIAKAITFNCKLLILDEPTSALSEADAAVLFKIIKDLKAKGISILYISHRLREIFELADRITVLRDGRYIKTLNTSETNPDQVVSLMVGREIKEMYPPKSTFVGKEIFRVENISSDKVYNVSFSLREGEILGFAGLVGSGRTELAQTICGILPKHCGEIYLEGKRIEINSFEDAIRHKIGYVTEDRKQFGLFLKLPVAHNVSAIHLKYDYKKLLIDKNHELSLADKYVKKLNVKTSSYVQLVMSLSGGNQQKVMIAKWLAINPKILILDEPTRGIDVGAKAEIHSLLRELAKNGIGIILISSELPEIIGMCDRVLVMREGRITGELSGEKITEENIMQLAAHK, encoded by the coding sequence ATGAAAAGCTGCACTGATAGCGAACTTTTAAGGCTGCATGGAATTACAAAGATTTTTCCAGGGACAGTTGCACTTTCTGATGTTTCGTTTTCTGTAAACAAAGCTGAAATTCATGCAATAGTTGGTGAAAACGGTGCTGGAAAGTCAACTTTGATGAATATCATATCAGGAAGCCTTCTTCCAGACAAAGGTGAGATATACCTTGAGGGCAAGAAGGTAAATATCAGGTCTCCAAGAGATGCTCAAAATCTTGGCATTAGCATAGTTCACCAGGAGCTTGCGCTCTGTCCGCATCTTACTGTTGCTGAGAATATATATATAGGGAGGCTTCCAGAAAAGTCAGCAAAGATTGTGGATTATAAGACGCTCAACAAGATGTCGCAAGAGGTCTTGTCTTTGTTTGATGAGGTGAACATAAAGCCAACTGACAAGGTTGCAAACTTGAACGTTGCGCAACAGCAGATTGTTGAGATTGCAAAGGCAATTACATTTAACTGCAAACTTTTGATTTTGGATGAGCCAACATCGGCTTTGTCTGAAGCTGATGCAGCAGTGCTCTTTAAAATCATAAAAGATTTAAAGGCAAAAGGAATAAGCATTCTTTACATTTCTCACAGGCTACGTGAGATTTTTGAGCTTGCAGACAGAATCACTGTCCTTCGCGATGGCAGATACATCAAAACGCTGAATACGTCTGAGACAAACCCTGACCAGGTTGTAAGCCTGATGGTGGGAAGAGAAATCAAAGAGATGTACCCACCAAAGAGCACTTTTGTTGGCAAAGAGATCTTCAGGGTGGAAAACATTAGCTCTGACAAGGTTTACAATGTTTCATTTTCGCTCAGAGAAGGTGAAATTTTAGGTTTTGCAGGGCTTGTAGGAAGCGGAAGAACTGAGCTTGCCCAGACAATCTGCGGAATTTTGCCAAAGCATTGTGGGGAAATTTATCTTGAAGGAAAAAGGATTGAGATAAACTCGTTTGAAGATGCTATCAGGCATAAAATCGGTTATGTTACAGAAGACAGAAAACAGTTTGGTCTTTTTCTAAAACTTCCTGTTGCGCACAATGTCTCGGCAATACATCTCAAATATGATTACAAAAAGCTTTTGATTGACAAAAATCATGAACTTTCGCTTGCAGATAAGTATGTTAAAAAACTAAATGTAAAAACTTCATCATATGTACAGCTTGTTATGAGTCTTTCAGGTGGGAATCAGCAAAAGGTAATGATAGCAAAATGGCTTGCTATAAATCCAAAGATTTTGATTTTGGATGAGCCTACACGTGGAATAGATGTTGGTGCAAAGGCAGAAATTCATAGTCTTTTAAGAGAGCTTGCAAAAAACGGAATAGGGATTATTCTAATCTCATCTGAGCTTCCCGAGATAATTGGAATGTGTGACAGGGTACTTGTCATGAGAGAAGGAAGGATAACTGGAGAACTCTCTGGAGAAAAAATCACAGAAGAGAACATCATGCAGCTTGCTGCACACAAGTAA
- a CDS encoding substrate-binding domain-containing protein, with translation MKKNFYKYLSIFLAVALIVSLAYALVPSSKDITQASSGNPKLKGSPNEEYYMVTFVSGIEYWKGCFKGMKAAADLYGVKAIYTGAPQFDVNQEVTVLRQVIAKKPAGILVTCANPDALKAPIDEAIKKGIPVITFDADSPKSSRYSVLETGNYNAGAMAARYLGKLLGGKGEVGISTVAAQLNHEQRKQGFIDTLKKEFPGIKVVAIVNDENDQTKAARQISAMLQAHPNIKGIFCTDALGGVGAATAIKEANKVGKVKIVSFDTDKGTLDLIKQGIIDASIAQGTWNMGFWGMTFLFYLKHGIVNPVDNWQKYGINPLPPYVDTGTMVVTKQNVDAFYKVNVIK, from the coding sequence ATGAAGAAGAATTTTTACAAGTACCTTTCGATCTTTTTGGCGGTTGCGCTCATTGTGTCTTTAGCTTATGCTCTTGTTCCAAGCTCAAAGGACATTACTCAAGCAAGCAGCGGCAATCCAAAGTTAAAAGGAAGTCCAAATGAGGAGTATTACATGGTGACATTTGTTTCTGGTATTGAGTACTGGAAAGGTTGCTTTAAAGGTATGAAGGCTGCAGCAGACCTGTACGGTGTAAAAGCAATCTACACAGGTGCACCACAGTTTGATGTAAACCAAGAAGTTACTGTTCTTCGTCAGGTTATTGCTAAAAAACCAGCTGGAATTTTGGTCACTTGTGCAAACCCTGACGCTCTAAAAGCCCCAATTGATGAGGCGATTAAGAAAGGAATTCCTGTTATAACATTTGACGCAGATTCACCAAAGTCAAGCAGATATTCAGTTTTGGAAACTGGAAACTATAACGCAGGTGCAATGGCTGCAAGATATCTTGGCAAGCTTTTGGGTGGCAAAGGCGAGGTTGGCATCTCAACAGTTGCTGCACAGCTCAACCATGAGCAGAGAAAACAAGGGTTTATTGATACTCTCAAGAAAGAGTTCCCAGGAATTAAAGTTGTTGCAATTGTAAACGATGAAAACGACCAGACAAAAGCTGCAAGACAGATTTCTGCTATGCTCCAGGCTCATCCAAATATCAAAGGAATATTCTGCACAGACGCTCTTGGTGGTGTTGGTGCTGCAACAGCTATCAAAGAAGCTAACAAGGTTGGCAAGGTTAAAATAGTAAGCTTTGACACTGACAAAGGAACACTTGACCTCATAAAGCAAGGAATCATTGATGCATCAATCGCGCAAGGTACATGGAACATGGGATTCTGGGGCATGACATTCCTGTTCTATCTCAAACATGGTATAGTAAATCCTGTTGACAACTGGCAGAAGTATGGTATAAATCCACTCCCACCATACGTCGACACAGGTACAATGGTTGTAACAAAACAGAATGTTGATGCGTTCTATAAGGTTAATGTGATAAAGTAA